In Mycobacterium stomatepiae, the following are encoded in one genomic region:
- a CDS encoding undecaprenyl-diphosphate phosphatase, producing the protein MSAHLSYLEALLVGAAQGVTELFPVSSLGHSIVVPALLGGQWARDLDVSAPQSPYLAFIVGLHVATAAALLVFFWRDWLRVLAGFISSARHRRIETPDERLAWLIVAATIPVGLAGLFLEKLFRTTLGKPIPAAAFLLLNGAALYAGEVLRRRSAAEDPPAQHGGEAVDHRLAQLPLGRGVLIGSAQILALLPGISRSGITIVAGLWRGLSHEDAARFSFLLATPIILAAGVYKIPDLFGPMGDGIAGQVLAGSIASFVCAYLAVRFLTRYFETRTLIPFAVYCALFGAGSLVWLMVR; encoded by the coding sequence GTGAGCGCGCACTTGAGCTATCTCGAAGCCCTATTGGTCGGCGCCGCGCAGGGCGTGACCGAGTTATTCCCGGTCTCCAGCCTCGGCCACTCGATTGTGGTGCCGGCGCTACTCGGCGGCCAATGGGCGCGCGACCTGGACGTCTCCGCACCGCAATCGCCGTACCTGGCGTTCATCGTCGGCCTGCACGTCGCCACCGCCGCCGCGCTGCTGGTGTTCTTCTGGCGGGACTGGCTGCGCGTGCTGGCCGGGTTCATCTCGTCGGCGCGACACCGGCGGATCGAGACGCCCGACGAACGGTTGGCCTGGCTGATCGTGGCCGCCACCATCCCGGTGGGCCTGGCGGGACTGTTCCTGGAAAAGCTGTTTCGCACCACGCTGGGCAAACCGATTCCCGCCGCGGCCTTCCTGTTGCTCAACGGAGCTGCGCTGTACGCGGGCGAGGTGCTGCGCCGCCGCTCGGCCGCAGAGGACCCGCCGGCCCAGCATGGTGGGGAGGCCGTCGACCACCGGTTGGCCCAGCTGCCGCTCGGCCGTGGCGTGTTGATCGGCAGCGCGCAGATCCTGGCGCTGCTGCCCGGCATCAGCCGATCCGGCATTACCATCGTGGCGGGCCTGTGGCGTGGCCTCTCCCACGAAGACGCAGCCCGGTTTTCCTTTTTGCTGGCCACGCCGATCATCCTGGCCGCCGGGGTGTACAAGATCCCCGATCTGTTCGGCCCGATGGGCGACGGGATCGCCGGCCAGGTCCTGGCCGGCAGCATCGCCTCGTTCGTCTGCGCCTACCTCGCCGTGCGTTTCCTGACCCGATACTTCGAAACTCGCACGCTGATCCCGTTCGCCGTCTACTGCGCGCTGTTCGGGGCCGGAAGCCTGGTCTGGTTGATGGTGCGCTAG
- a CDS encoding GNAT family N-acetyltransferase gives MRHGHHRLFRDDDLSNFGELMAIYVDPPYQRAGVGRLLMAAARTRLRSVGVTTAALWVLDGNAQARRFYEHDGWRRDGTHRISTYGGTAADEVRYRCRL, from the coding sequence GTGCGGCATGGTCACCACCGGCTGTTCCGCGACGACGACCTGTCGAATTTCGGTGAGCTGATGGCGATATACGTCGATCCGCCCTATCAGCGCGCCGGCGTCGGCCGCCTGCTGATGGCCGCGGCCCGGACCCGGCTGCGCAGTGTGGGCGTAACGACGGCTGCGCTGTGGGTGCTGGACGGCAATGCCCAGGCTCGTCGGTTCTACGAACACGATGGCTGGCGACGCGATGGGACACACCGCATCTCGACCTACGGTGGCACCGCCGCGGACGAAGTGCGCTATCGATGCAGGCTGTGA